The following are from one region of the Dreissena polymorpha isolate Duluth1 chromosome 2, UMN_Dpol_1.0, whole genome shotgun sequence genome:
- the LOC127867718 gene encoding prelamin-A/C-like, which translates to MGSYARDTRLEEKQDLIHLNNKLADYMRRVRSLGASGQNSQLFLDTLRSIEDEVQKLKNLYECELDKLRRKLEEANRIKNDAISDVEKNRRVAADFEDRFRAEKDKIGVLTSELACLQRKVGELEKELTAARSSAASPKAQLAAVESDLARECAKNKDLARKLDEELAKNKQLTDQNKVLQQKQGFSDKVQNEQLRDAHNKLEQAKCLITDLEKKNKDLERQLTSLPEMLDQMRKKTEKDLLDYRKELEAANAKNNAAMRKQLEEQERQLLQLRADNSKLEAENGRLMGRFRELEGQIRDLESQKASLEQQLANERNRSSERMRELERKLKELQDQLFRNLQDVTSGKEAQVTLKQEIETYRILLEEEDRRLRNDAGSRPCSRTGPARSPPPSPIKCAKPATPTKARGPGLYKPGNDPRTEYQFAYSKPNWARAKTSADGLPKFQSGNSKLYMSGDGHLISTGHGHVRQSLPRVY; encoded by the exons ATGGGAAGCTACGCACGAGACACGAGGCTGGAGGAGAAGCAGGATCTCATCCACCTGAACAACAA GCTTGCGGACTACATGCGGAGAGTTCGGAGTCTAGGCGCGAGTGGACAGAATTCCCAGCTTTTCCTTGACACCCTTCGTTCGATCGAGGACGAGGTTCAGAAGCTCAAGAACCTGTATGAGTGCGAGCTGGACAAACTGAG GCGGAAACTAGAGGAAGCGAACCGTATAAAGAACGACGCCATATCCGATGTCGAAAAGAACCGCAGGGTGGCTGCAGATTTCGAGGACAG GTTTCGCGCAGAAAAGGACAAGATAGGGGTTCTGACATCGGAACTGGCTTGTCTTCAGCGGAAGGTTGGCGAACTTGAGAAGGAGTTGACGGCCGCTCGCTCGTCCGCCGCCTCCCCGAAGGCTCAGCTGGCGGCAGTCGAGAGCGACCTGGCACGCGAGTGCGCCAAGAACAAAGACCTGGCCAGAAA ACTTGATGAGGAATTGGCGAAGAACAAGCAACTGACAGACCAGAATAAGGTTCTGCAGCAAAAACAGGGTTTCTCGGATAAAGTACAAAACGAACAGCTCCGAGATGCTCACA ATAAACTTGAGCAAGCCAAATGTCTGATAACCGACTTGGAGAAAAAGAACAAAGATCTGGAGCGCCAGCTGACGTCACTTCCTGAAATGCTCGATCAGATGCGCAAGAAGACCGAGAAAGACTTGCTGGACTATCGTAAAGAATTGGAGGCTGCGAACGCCAAAAAT AACGCTGCCATGCGGAAACAACTGGAGGAGCAAGAGAGACAACTCCTACAGCTCAGGGCCGACAACTCGAAGCTCGAGGCGGAGAACGGGCGTCTGATGGGTCGCTTCCGGGAGCTGGAAGGACAGATCCGGGACCTCGAATCCCAGAAAG CTTCTCTGGAACAACAACTTGCCAATGAACGCAATCGCAGCTCAGAGCGTATGCGCGAGCTAGAGCGAAAGTTGAAGGAGCTTCAGGACCAGCTGTTCCGGAACCTTCAAGACGTCACTTCCGGCAAGGAAGCCCAAGTGACGTTGAAGCAGGAAATTGAG ACATACCGGATATTGCTGGAGGAAGAGGACCGGCGCCTGCGCAATGATGCTGGAAGTCGGCCTTGCTCGCGCACCGGACCTGCCCGATCGCCACCGCCTAGCCCCATAAA ATGCGCCAAGCCTGCCACGCCCACTAAGGCCCGAGGACCAGGATTGTACAAGCCCGGAAACGACCCTCGCACCGAGTACCAGTTTGCGTACAGCA AACCTAACTGGGCTCGTGCTAAGACCAGCGCAGACGGTTTGCCTAAATTTCAGTCAG GAAACTCCAAGCTGTACATGTCCGGTGACGGTCATCTGATAAGCACAGGG CATGGTCATGTGCGACAGAGCCTGCCTCGTGTTTATTAA